One region of Rhodocaloribacter litoris genomic DNA includes:
- a CDS encoding ThuA domain-containing protein: MQTIILRCLVLAVFTVGCTSESSPARNGGEGDDPAAPRFAVLVFSKTAGYRHASITDGIAAIRALGQAHGFAVEATEDAAAFTDSTLARFRVVVFLNTSEDVLDEAGQEAFERYIRAGGGFAGVHAASDTEYDWPFYGGLVGAYFAGHPAIQPATVVLADTTHPSTRGLPPRWTRTDEWYNFRSNPRGRVHVLAVLDEATYEGGTMGGDHPIAWCHAYEGGRAWYTAMGHTPESYAEPAFRQHLLGGILYAAGQAGTCPVP; encoded by the coding sequence ATGCAAACGATCATCCTGCGCTGTCTCGTGCTGGCGGTTTTCACGGTGGGGTGTACGTCGGAATCCTCCCCGGCCCGGAACGGGGGGGAGGGGGACGATCCGGCCGCGCCGCGCTTCGCGGTACTCGTCTTTTCGAAGACCGCCGGCTACCGGCACGCCTCCATTACGGACGGTATCGCCGCGATCCGGGCGCTGGGGCAGGCGCACGGCTTTGCCGTGGAGGCCACCGAGGACGCCGCCGCCTTCACGGACAGCACGCTGGCCCGCTTTCGGGTCGTCGTCTTCCTGAACACGAGCGAGGACGTCCTCGACGAGGCGGGCCAGGAGGCCTTCGAGCGGTACATCCGGGCGGGGGGCGGCTTTGCCGGCGTGCACGCCGCCTCGGACACCGAGTACGACTGGCCGTTCTACGGCGGGCTCGTCGGGGCCTACTTCGCCGGTCACCCCGCCATCCAGCCGGCCACGGTCGTGCTCGCCGATACCACCCACCCTTCGACCCGGGGCCTGCCGCCACGGTGGACGCGCACGGATGAGTGGTACAACTTCCGGAGCAACCCGCGGGGGCGCGTCCACGTCCTGGCCGTGCTCGACGAGGCGACGTACGAGGGTGGAACGATGGGCGGGGATCACCCCATCGCATGGTGCCATGCCTATGAGGGGGGACGGGCCTGGTACACGGCGATGGGCCACACGCCGGAAAGCTATGCCGAGCCGGCCTTCCGGCAGCACCTCCTGGGCGGCATCCTCTATGCGGCCGGCCAGGCGGGGACGTGCCCCGTTCCCTGA
- a CDS encoding sialate O-acetylesterase yields MERLSVLPTCLPGLLILCLLAGCGGAERSPAFRLSRLFEDGMVLQRGAPVPVWGWAAPGTRVIVTFDGQAYETTAGGDGRWRVALPALEAGGPHEMTVAAGGEPPRRIRDILVGDVWVASGQSNMEWVVADAMNAEAEIVAADDPQIRHFKVPRSWSYRPEDSLAGGTWEVADPEHVGDFSAVGYFFARELRRHVGVPVGIINTTWGGSRIEPWMRAEALGMDTAAVEALRAEEAAREQAILDRVRARLGTLPDRDPGLVDGEARWAAPDLDDSAWFTIPVPGLWEAAGFEGVDGVAWYRTTFTLTAEEARQGITLGLGMIDDSDITWVGGVEVGRTDNAWNLARVYTVPPAALREGENLLAVRVEDYQGGGGIHGSPEAVYVEVNGVRRPLPGPWRFMVGQVTIGTSGNKNQVPTVLWNKMVHPLLPYPIRGVIWYQGESNANTLEEAYAYRELFPTMIRSWREAWGLGDFPFLWVQLANFMAEDETPPSQSAWALLRESQHAALALPNTAQAVIIDLGEADDIHPRNKQDVGRRLALAARRVAYGEDVVASGPVYRSHSVEGRRVFVSFDHAGGGLVTREGGRVVRGFAVAGADRRFVWAEARIEGDRVVVWSDRVPAPVAVRYAWANNPARANLYNREGLPAAPFRTDTW; encoded by the coding sequence ATGGAAAGATTGTCTGTTCTCCCGACCTGCCTTCCCGGTTTGTTGATCCTGTGCCTGCTCGCGGGTTGTGGAGGCGCGGAACGCTCCCCCGCCTTCCGGCTGTCCCGGCTCTTTGAGGATGGCATGGTGCTGCAGCGGGGGGCGCCCGTGCCCGTGTGGGGATGGGCTGCACCCGGCACCCGCGTCATCGTCACGTTCGACGGGCAGGCGTACGAGACGACGGCCGGCGGGGATGGCCGCTGGCGGGTGGCGCTTCCCGCCCTGGAGGCCGGCGGACCGCATGAGATGACGGTGGCGGCCGGAGGGGAGCCGCCCCGCCGGATCCGGGACATCCTCGTCGGCGACGTGTGGGTGGCCTCGGGGCAGTCCAACATGGAGTGGGTCGTCGCCGATGCAATGAACGCCGAAGCCGAGATCGTCGCCGCGGACGATCCGCAGATCCGGCATTTCAAGGTGCCGCGCTCGTGGTCGTACCGGCCGGAGGACTCGCTGGCGGGGGGCACCTGGGAGGTGGCCGATCCGGAGCACGTGGGCGACTTCTCGGCCGTCGGCTACTTCTTTGCCCGGGAGCTGCGGCGGCACGTGGGTGTGCCGGTGGGTATCATCAACACCACCTGGGGCGGCAGCCGCATCGAGCCGTGGATGCGTGCGGAGGCGCTGGGGATGGATACCGCGGCGGTCGAAGCCCTCCGGGCGGAGGAAGCCGCCCGCGAGCAGGCCATCCTGGACCGCGTTCGCGCCCGCCTCGGCACGCTGCCGGACCGGGACCCCGGCCTCGTCGACGGCGAGGCCCGCTGGGCCGCCCCCGACCTGGACGACAGCGCCTGGTTCACCATCCCCGTGCCCGGCCTCTGGGAAGCCGCCGGCTTCGAGGGGGTCGACGGGGTGGCCTGGTACCGCACCACCTTCACCCTGACGGCGGAGGAGGCCCGGCAGGGGATCACCCTCGGCCTCGGCATGATCGACGACTCGGACATCACCTGGGTGGGCGGCGTCGAGGTGGGACGGACGGACAACGCCTGGAACCTGGCGCGCGTCTACACGGTGCCGCCCGCCGCGCTGCGCGAAGGGGAGAACCTCCTCGCCGTGCGCGTGGAGGACTACCAGGGCGGCGGAGGCATCCACGGGTCGCCCGAGGCGGTGTACGTCGAGGTGAACGGGGTGCGGCGTCCCCTGCCGGGCCCGTGGCGCTTCATGGTCGGGCAGGTGACGATCGGGACGAGCGGCAACAAGAACCAGGTGCCCACGGTGCTGTGGAACAAGATGGTGCACCCCCTGCTGCCGTACCCGATCCGGGGCGTCATCTGGTACCAGGGGGAGTCGAACGCCAACACCCTCGAGGAGGCATATGCCTACCGCGAGCTGTTTCCCACGATGATCCGGAGCTGGCGCGAGGCCTGGGGGCTGGGCGACTTCCCGTTCCTCTGGGTGCAGCTGGCCAACTTCATGGCGGAGGACGAGACGCCGCCGTCGCAGAGCGCCTGGGCGCTCCTGCGCGAATCGCAACACGCCGCGCTGGCCCTGCCGAACACGGCGCAGGCGGTCATCATCGACCTCGGCGAGGCGGACGACATCCACCCGCGCAACAAGCAGGACGTGGGCCGCCGGCTGGCCCTGGCTGCACGCAGGGTGGCCTATGGCGAGGACGTCGTTGCTTCCGGTCCCGTCTACCGGTCGCACAGCGTCGAGGGACGCCGGGTCTTCGTCTCGTTCGATCACGCCGGCGGCGGGCTGGTGACGCGGGAAGGCGGGCGCGTCGTCCGCGGCTTCGCCGTCGCGGGGGCGGACCGGCGCTTCGTCTGGGCCGAGGCGCGCATCGAGGGCGACCGCGTCGTCGTGTGGAGCGACCGCGTGCCGGCCCCGGTGGCCGTCCGCTATGCCTGGGCGAACAACCCCGCCCGCGCTAACCTCTACAACCGGGAGGGCCTGCCCGCCGCCCCCTTCCGCACCGACACCTGGTGA
- the mgrA gene encoding L-glyceraldehyde 3-phosphate reductase, which produces MIDPRPLLPAYDTMTFRRCGRSGVVLPAISLGLWHNFGGVDTFENARAMVRRAFELGITHFDLANNYGPPPGSAEETFGRILRRDLAGYRDELIISTKAGYRMWPGPYGDGGSRKYLLASLDQSLRRMGLDYVDIFYHHRPDPDTPLEETMRALDQAVRQGKALYVGLSNYGPEQTREAVRILRALGTPCLIHQPKYSMFDRWIEDGLLDVLDEVGMGCIVFSPLAQGLLTTKYLQGIPEESRAAKPHGFLTREEVTPGRVRCVQRLNELARARGQTLAQMALAWVLRHPGVTSALVGASRVEQIEDNVAALNNLAFTEAELQTIDRLLAEAG; this is translated from the coding sequence ATGATCGATCCTCGCCCCCTCCTGCCCGCCTACGACACGATGACCTTCCGCCGCTGTGGTCGCAGCGGGGTGGTGCTGCCCGCCATCTCGCTCGGCCTCTGGCATAACTTCGGCGGGGTGGATACCTTCGAGAACGCCCGGGCCATGGTGCGCCGTGCCTTCGAGCTGGGCATCACCCACTTCGACCTGGCCAACAACTACGGGCCGCCGCCCGGCTCTGCCGAGGAAACCTTCGGGCGCATCCTCCGGCGGGACCTGGCCGGCTATCGTGACGAGCTCATCATCTCCACGAAGGCCGGCTACCGCATGTGGCCCGGCCCCTACGGCGACGGCGGCTCGCGCAAGTACCTGCTCGCCAGCCTCGACCAGAGCCTGCGCCGCATGGGACTCGATTACGTCGACATCTTCTACCACCACCGCCCCGACCCCGACACGCCCCTGGAGGAGACCATGCGCGCACTCGACCAGGCCGTGCGCCAGGGCAAGGCCCTCTACGTGGGCCTGTCGAACTACGGGCCGGAACAGACCCGCGAGGCCGTGCGCATCCTGCGCGCGCTCGGTACGCCCTGCCTGATCCACCAGCCGAAGTACAGCATGTTCGACCGGTGGATCGAAGACGGCCTGCTGGACGTGCTCGACGAGGTGGGGATGGGCTGCATCGTCTTCTCCCCCCTGGCCCAGGGGCTCCTGACCACGAAGTACCTTCAGGGCATCCCGGAGGAGTCACGGGCTGCCAAGCCGCACGGCTTCCTGACGCGGGAGGAGGTCACGCCCGGGCGGGTCCGGTGCGTGCAGCGTCTGAACGAACTCGCCCGGGCCCGCGGGCAGACGCTCGCTCAGATGGCGCTGGCCTGGGTGCTCCGCCATCCCGGCGTGACTTCGGCCCTGGTCGGAGCCAGCCGCGTCGAGCAGATCGAGGACAACGTCGCCGCGCTGAACAACCTGGCCTTCACCGAAGCGGAGTTGCAAACCATCGACCGCCTGCTGGCCGAGGCCGGATGA